DNA sequence from the Pelecanus crispus isolate bPelCri1 chromosome 4, bPelCri1.pri, whole genome shotgun sequence genome:
CATAGCATGGAAAGAGAATGACTTGGCGCGTCTTGCACTGAGAAAATGGCTACCCAAAGGATGGAGTTTCCCCAGgctggctggacatttgcaaaGTGAGTGCCGTCCAAGCGAGCTGTCTAGGATCCCTCTACTCAGTAAGGGCTCAGAGCACTTCCTGGGAACAGGAGGATTCATTCTGCATGTTTAACATAGGTTAGATAAATCATGCCCTAAGAATACTTGGGTTTTCCCCTTATTGTCTTATAAAGGGTGAAGACAAATAACCGCAACACAAGCACACACCCCAAATATGCATAAAGCAAAGGGAGATGAACCATATCCATAACGTCTACGTTGCAATTGTTCTAGTATCTGAAGGAAGATATGGTAAAAGGAAGTATCAGGGCCAGAGGTGGATAGaaagaagcaggaggagaggatAAACgggttgcccggagaggtggtggaggccccatccctagaaacattcaaggtcaggttggatggggctctgagcaacctgatctggttaaagctgtccctgctcactgcagggggggtgggctagatgacctctaaaggtcccttccaacccaaagcattctaagattctatgatAAAGGACAGCACACCTAACCTATCATGTAGCTCAAACATGCCGCATCAGGCagtacaacaaaaaaaaaagtgtgtgtataTGAGCGTGTTGGAACATCCTCTGCCTAGTTAATCGGCATCTCATTAAGCAGTTCAGACAACTTTTCAAGTTTCTAAACCAAAACGCttgctctgctcccccttttCTGCCAAAGCATAATCCTGGAATTGTGGTTTGTGGCATCAGGAGCATATGGAGCATAGGAGCAAGCTGTCTTGCTCCAGCATCTGAATATCCAGCGACTCCCATTTttggcaccaaaaaaaaaaaaaaaaaaaaaaaaaaaagcaggcaagatttttcagaaagtgctgTTCTATTTTGACAACCTGAACTGTCAAATTTAGTTCCTGTGTGAGAAGTGAAAGCTTGTGACAATCTGAACCTCTCTTTCTCCCGACACCACGCACTGCTGAGCTGCATCCCCTGTGATTCCACCGCCACAGAGGGAGCACCAGCACAGGGGGGTGAAGCAGCTTCTGACTCCGCGCCTGCCAGGCTTTCAGAGCTGCTGACTTCGCGCCTctgctgcccccctccccgcctgcGCGTTTTCCCTCAGACGCTGGCGGGTACGAAAGCGCAGAGTCTGTTATATCCCCTGGGAGAGGAACCGCCAcctcctcatgtcctctcccgCAGGCACTGGCGGCTAGAGGGGACAGAaaaggcggcgggggggggcggggggcctCGGCCCGCCCCCGCTCAGGGCCGCCCCGAGATGGCGGCCGGCAGCAGGCGGGAGCGCGGCGCCTCACGCCGGCCGCGACGCCTCGCCTGACGTCActtcccgccgcccgcccgcccgcgcgcCGCCACGGGGCCGCCCCTCACGGCCGTCCCCCCGCGGCCGCTCTCccccatggcggcggcggcggcggccgggggggcaggcggcggcgggggctcggcggcgCTGGGCGACAGCGGCGGCATCGACTACTCGGTGCACGAGGCGTGGAACGAGGCCACCAACGTGTACCTGCTGGTGGTGCTGGCCAGCCTCGCCCTCCTCGTCTATGCGCGGCGGTGAGGGGaggccgcgggggcggggggaggccgcggggggcggggccaggccTCCCGCCGGGGAGCGGCCGCGCCGGCCCCACGTGTAGCCgtgccggcggggccgggccgctcACCGCCttaccccccctgccccccgcagGAACAAGAGGAGGATCATGCGGATCTTCACCCTGCCCCCAGCCGCCGAGACGCCGCCCGAGCCCAACTTCTACGACAGCATGAAGAAGATCCGCCTgcggcagcagctggagatgtACTCCATCGGTAAGTCAGAAGCAAGCGGGGGCTCCCCTGGGCCTGTGGGTTACTGGGGACGCCTCCTGCGGGGGCGGCCTCCAGCCTGCCTGTCCCCGTGCGGTGGGGACACCGGGGCGCAGCCCCCGGCCTGCGGCACCCTGCGAGCGGGGGTTCCGCGGGAGCGCGGGTCACAGGATCGAGGTGCGAGGAAGTACGGAGCGAGGGAGCAGCCGTGCGAGCTGTCGAACCTGATGTTGAAGTTAAAAAGAGCTGGGAATGCCTGAATATTGTCAAAAGGTGGATGGATTTGTAAAAGTTGAGAGGACTGTGGAATCACGAGTAATTGAACTTCGTAAgttgaaaataaatgagaattttaCTGTACCACGTGTTGCCGCTCCCATCTTAATGTTGAAGGTCAGGATGGAGGTAGGAAAGAGCCCCGTGCCTCTGATGTTCCAGAGGTCCAACTCTGAGAAACACCTGTCCTTGTTTCACATCTGCCATACATACACGCCTAGAGGGAATATGGGCAAGAAATACTCAGTGAGTTGAAGCCACCTTTTagatgtaaatatttaatgtaaagATTCTTAAACCAGGACATTGCATTCTGTAGGAACAAAAAAGGATGTGCTTCCTACAGAGGAATGCCTGCTGGCATTCGTTGTTGGTGTTTGTTCCGCCACAGACAACTCTTTgatctccctttgccttgctaACCAGATTAATTTTGAAGTCAATGTAGTTGTTAGCTTGTGGCTGGCATATTGTGGAGGAGATGAGTGATGTGGAGATCAACCGTGTGACTAATGAGTCATTCAGGCCATCTATAATAGTACATCTGAAGCCAtagtctttaatttttttttaaatgaaaggacCTGCATAGAATCATACTTCTCTGCCACTAATTTACTGACATTTTGCTGTGACCCTACAGTTCAGCCTTTCCAAGGCCATACGCTAAAGGCCTAGTTCCACGCGGTGACTGAAACTTCCCCTTGTGTGGCTAAGCGGTGAAATTACATTCTCTCATCTTAAGTCTATTTCTTGATTGTTATCATATTTatacgtgtatatatatatagatatgtatacatgcacacacatatatataataaatgGTGTAATCGGTGTTGattggtgtttctttttttcagcaaggaagtatgaacagcagcagcagccaccaaaaCAGACTGAAAGCATACAGCTCTCAGTGGAGTGAAGCCCACAATTGTAGGAACTCAGGATATATTTCCAGTGCTGATGATAAGAGTCAGTGTGGAGCTATTTTCAATGCCTCTTAACCGATACCTAGCTGAAgacaaggggaaaagaaaggggacTCTCCTAAAAACTTTGTTCTCGGTAGCTTTCCTCTGAGCCCTGTGAAGTAAACCGAGTGCCTACTGAAACATTCAGGATGAAAGTACCCAACACAGGGCAGACCTGCTCAGAGAAACCTCAGAGGGTAGAGAAGTGCAGTCTTACcagtgttttaaattacttctctCTCTGCCGGCACCTTGGAAATCGGCTCCTACCGTCTCTGGGAACGGCACCCTAGAGAAAGCACGGCAGTACCTATCCGCCTGGAAACCCTTTTGTTCCTTGATCACGTGTTGTTGAATTTGCTGAATGTGTTCAGTAAACGTGAATGAAGATACTGTGGCCTTACTGCCTAGCGAAGGAGAGCAGCTTTGAGAGCCCGGAGTGTCGCTGGCAGTGGTGCGGAAAGATTCTGCTCTCTTGTGTTTATGTGGAGGTTGCGTATGCAATACTGTGAACCCTGCCTGGAGAAACTTTGAGAACTGAAGTACACAGTGAATTGCATGCCTAGAAGACACTTAAATACTATAGTGTTAATAGCACAGGTGGTTAGCTTAACTTAGTCAAGTTGCTTTAAAGAATGGGattgtttataaatatttgcataaacAGAAAGCTCACGGCTTATCCAGAAGAAACATCACACCCcagttacttttttctttctagttaaGTCACAAAATCAGTTAAAGAATactgcagaaattatttcttaataaaagCATCTAATCATGAAAACTACTTGAAGCTGTATCATGCTGTAATTTCTAATGTTACATGACCTGAGCAGGCCAAGTGGTGAACAGAACGCTAACCAACAGCAGAGAGCTGAGACTCTTATGCCcagaaaagtttttttccccagttctgtGCTAAAATAAGTATTATTAAGTCTCGGAGCAGTGGTAAACAGCACTGCAGTTCCATTCAGGTATGAGGAAGCTTGGCTTTGTTCACCAAATCTTCTTTATTAGACAGAAATTATCTGTACTTCAGCGTCCATCGCGACGGTAAAACGCGACCTGGGCCGCGCTGGCCGTGGCAGGAGACGGCTAAAGCGGGTTTGCCCCGCCAGCAGGGCTGGTTTGGGGGAAGTCTCGCCACCCGCGCCGATGGCCCCTTCCGACTGACGGCTGCCCGCCTGCCGCAGCCCCTTTCACAGCTTCCCCGCGCGCAACCGAGGAAAAGGGGCGCGCAGCTCGgcggggccgagggccggcggGAGGAAGCGCCGCTCCCACCCAGCGACGGGGCGGAGGAAGGAGGCGGGAGCCCCGCGGCCTGCCGGCGGCCCGCCTGCGCACCGTCTCCCCGTTACTTAGCGGCCTTTACGCGGGACAGAGACCCACCTCCGGCCCGGCGGCGGGTGCTCGTCCGCCCCCGGAAGCGGCGCTTCCCACCCCCTACCTCCGCGCTGACCTCACTtcctgccgccgcttccgcccccgggccgcgccggtcgctgccgctgccgccgccgccgctgctgggAGGGCGCCCGCCGGGCGGTGAGTGGGGCCGCGGCGCGGCACGCGCGCGGGGGCGCCCCGCCCtcgcccctcccctccctcccctcgccccgccggcgcggaggggagcggggcggggggcgccgcgcGGGGGGCCCTTGTGAGGCGGGAAGGGGCCGCCCGAGGAGAAAgcgctggcggggggggggggcggcgccgGCTCCGGCTGCGCTTGAGGCCCGGGGGCGGGCTGCGTGCCGCCGGGCCGGGTGGGCTCTCCCCTCCATCCTCCGCGGGAGGGCTCTCCGCGTCCTGTGGCCGGCTTCGCCCCGTCGGCGCCGCAGCGCCGTCCCGGCGGCGGGCTCCTGGCTGTACCGGGAGCGGAGCCCTCCTTCCCACCGGGCCTGCCCACCCGAGCGGGCGGCGCAGGGATGAATCCTTCCTAATCTGCTGTAGCCCTCGCCGGGGCTACTGGCCTCGACAGCCATCTGACAGCCGCTCCGTACGCTGCAAAAAAGCAGCGTGTCAAAACGAACCCGTTCTCTCCAGCTTGCTAAACCCAGCCGTTTCTCTCTCTGTAGCTAATAACGTTACAATTTTCCTCTCAGCTGAGCTGGAAGCACCGGGAAGCGCTTAGAAATCTCGAGCGGCTTGCAGCTCCGCTCGTATTTCTGGACCTGAGGTAGTGGCACAAGCGTCTCACAAACTGGCTTGTCTAGACAAAACGTTTTTAAGGAgaagcaacaaaagcaaaagcttttccaGGGCGCGTACCTTTTGCGTTCGCTAGGGTGTTAGAAGAATGCTGCTTGAGCCATGAGCGAAGGGCAGGtagttgtttcttttcctggtttAAGTACAGCTATGGAAGTTCTGTCCCAGCAAAACTATACCCTGTTTTGTTGAGGGGTTTATATTTTAGTCTTACAGTACAAGTATGCTTTGGGATGGGAGGTGCGCTCAGCTTTTGAAATTTTACCTCAGAtttctgcagttatttttacCCGTTAATTCACGATATTATGTGTGGGGAAAAAGTGCTTTCTTTAATTGGCCGTAAAAAATCGGTGcctaaaagcaaaggcagatagGGTAGAGACAATAGATCTATTTTGTTTGCGTCCATTCATAACAGTCGGGCTTGTAGGCACACATGGGGACAGATTCTCAAACTCTTGTGGAACTTTGTTTATGCTGAATTATTAGATGGCTTAGCTGGGGAAAGCTTGTGACCTTTAAAAAATTGTGCCAAAGTTATCTTTAGTCgcatttatttttgagaatGCTGTACAGAGGCAAATCTTTCTAGCTTACTCAATACTGTTTAAAAAGCTATTATGATACATAGATTTAGTGGTGCTGATCACACAAAGTGTGTGAAGGAAGGCTGTCAAAGCAGTTAAAACAGTTAAATAAGGTACCATCTATAAGGTATGCAAAAAAGCATTAACAGGTTGCTTTCAGTTGTAACTTGGATGTTTCTGAGAACCTGGCCACTCTGTTGTGTCCATGGGAGCTGCTGAACAGTCAGATCTTTGTAAACGCAGTCTTCAGATGGAGTTACAACTATGACCGTAATCTTATGTGAAAACTATAATCTTCTGTTAAGTAGTGGAAATGTCATCTCTCTCCTCATAACTAAAATGTGGCTGCTTAGGTTTTATACCCAGTGCTGCACAGAAGATCAAAGCTTTTCGGATAGAGCTTTATAAATTCTGTGACACGGCTCGAGAGGGTCTTAAATATTTCTAAGCTATGAGTGTGGCTGTGTTTGAAGCTGAAGACGTTATGAACTCTGTGGGCCGTGTAGTGAAAATACCTTACCCCGTGCCATGAGCATTTTGAGTTTCAGTCCAGTGTTACGTGCCCGAATAGTATGAATTGGCATGTGCTGGCTGAGCCCAGATGAGAATGTAGCCTGTAGCAGCTGCCATGGTGCCTTATAGC
Encoded proteins:
- the SMIM19 gene encoding small integral membrane protein 19, producing the protein MAAAAAAGGAGGGGGSAALGDSGGIDYSVHEAWNEATNVYLLVVLASLALLVYARRNKRRIMRIFTLPPAAETPPEPNFYDSMKKIRLRQQLEMYSIARKYEQQQQPPKQTESIQLSVE